CCGCCGCCGAAACCGCGGCCGCCACCGGCAAAGCCCCGGCCGCCGCCACCGAAGCCGCGGCGCTGCATTTCGACCGGGGCCTGATCCGCGGTCGATCCGGTCGCAGTCCGGTCGCGCGTCTGCTCGCCGGCGCGCGCATCGCTTGTCGGCATCGCCAGCACGAAGCCCAGGGCCAGCGCACCGATCGTCGCCGTCACCACTGGGCGGGTATTCATCATGATAGGCATGACATGGTCTCCAACAAATCCGGGGTCTCACCCCGAGGGAGGCTGCGAACCGAACCGCGCTGTCCTCAAGGATATAACGCGAGCCAATTCAGGTATTTCCTTGACCAAGGCCGGCGCCGCGTGATCGGTTCCTGATGGTGGAGCCGCCCGGCTAAATGGCGGCGGCAATGGGGGAAAACGGCAATGGGGCTGATGAATCCGAATGGCTTGTCGCTCGTCTGGCCGCTCTTGGCGCAGGTCGGGCTGACCTTGGGCGTGCTCTTCGTCATGGGCTTCTTTCGCCGCCGCGCGCTGATCAACCGGGAGGTGCGCCTCGGCGAGATCGCGCTGTCGGGCGATGCCTTCCCGGCCAAGGCCAGGCAGGCCGCCAATAATTTCTCCAATCAGTTCGAAACGCCGGTGCTTTTTTATGTCCTGGTGATCATGGCGATCCATGTCGGCGCCACCGGACCGCTGATGACCGGCCTGGCCTGGGCCTATGTCGCCAGCCGGCTCGCCCATGCCTTCGTTCATATCGGCTCGAACAACATGCGTTATCGCGCGCCGATCTTCACGCTCGGCGCGCTGATCCTCATCCTGATGCTGGCCGGCGTGCTGATCGCGGCTTTGTGATCGCCTGAACGCGCAACGGCCCCGGTCTTGGCGACCGGGGCCTGAGCAGGGACGAGCCACGGGCTCGCCGATGGCGGATCAATAACCGCAGACGTTGACGGTCCGGCGGACCAGGCCATAGGGCGTGTCGACCCAGCGGTAGCGGTAGCAGTCGGAGGCGAGCACCGCGCCGCCGACCAGGCCGAGGCCGATACCGGCACCGATCCAGCGGCCGTGGTGACGGTGGCCGTGGTGACGGTGGCCGTGGTGACGGTGGCCGTGGTGGAAATGCCGGCCGCCGAAATGGTGTCCGCCACCGAAATGCAGGCCGCCATGGCGATGGCCGCCACCGTGGAAGCCGCCACCATGGCGGCCGAAGCCGCGGGCTTCCGCGTTGTCCATGGAAAACAGTCCGAGGCCGGCCATGGCGGTGGCGGCGAGAGCGAGGGTCTTGAGCGAGGTCATGGTGGTGATCCCTTAGGGT
This portion of the Phreatobacter stygius genome encodes:
- a CDS encoding MAPEG family protein, with translation MGLMNPNGLSLVWPLLAQVGLTLGVLFVMGFFRRRALINREVRLGEIALSGDAFPAKARQAANNFSNQFETPVLFYVLVIMAIHVGATGPLMTGLAWAYVASRLAHAFVHIGSNNMRYRAPIFTLGALILILMLAGVLIAAL